The Ornithinimicrobium faecis genome includes a window with the following:
- a CDS encoding acyl-CoA carboxylase subunit epsilon, whose product MSAPEVGTEDGPEDSPVDSEETTAVPDERPVLRVVSGQATPEEIAALVAVLSAASAGGNGDETPTRRSLWSDSSRVPGARPTPGPGAWRASALPR is encoded by the coding sequence GTGAGCGCCCCAGAGGTTGGGACAGAGGACGGCCCAGAGGACAGCCCAGTGGACTCCGAGGAGACGACCGCGGTGCCCGACGAGCGCCCGGTCCTACGTGTCGTGTCCGGGCAGGCCACGCCCGAGGAAATCGCCGCCCTCGTCGCGGTGCTCAGTGCCGCCTCCGCGGGTGGCAACGGCGACGAGACACCGACCAGACGATCACTGTGGAGTGACTCCTCACGTGTGCCCGGAGCGCGCCCCACGCCCGGCCCAGGCGCCTGGCGCGCCTCCGCCCTCCCCCGCTGA
- a CDS encoding Uma2 family endonuclease, whose translation MTVTSHPGSLTRADLDALRPAEGSERYELLDGAILVTPGPGRWHQAVVVELTVLLRTQRPDGFVIKTAPFDVALAEDTVLQPDLLVTRREDLTDNELPGAPLLAVEVLSPSTRRIDRLLKRDRFAAAGVPSYWLIDPAEPSVRVLELDGDHYTDKQVAHGDEPVRVTAPFPLEFRPSDLLQE comes from the coding sequence GTGACCGTCACCTCGCACCCGGGCTCGTTGACCCGGGCCGACCTCGATGCGCTGCGCCCAGCTGAGGGATCGGAGCGCTATGAGTTGTTGGACGGGGCGATCCTGGTGACGCCCGGACCGGGTCGGTGGCACCAGGCCGTCGTCGTGGAGCTGACCGTGCTGCTGCGGACTCAACGCCCTGACGGATTCGTGATCAAGACGGCGCCGTTCGACGTCGCGCTCGCTGAGGACACGGTGCTGCAGCCCGACCTGCTGGTGACCCGCCGCGAGGACCTCACCGACAACGAGTTGCCCGGCGCACCGCTGCTGGCAGTGGAGGTCCTCTCGCCGAGCACCCGCCGCATCGACCGGCTCCTGAAGCGCGACCGCTTCGCCGCCGCGGGAGTGCCGTCCTACTGGCTCATTGATCCTGCAGAGCCGTCGGTCCGCGTGCTGGAGCTCGACGGAGACCACTACACCGACAAGCAGGTCGCGCACGGGGACGAGCCCGTCCGGGTCACTGCACCCTTCCCGCTCGAGTTCCGCCCCAGCGACCTCCTCCAGGAGTAG